The Bryobacteraceae bacterium genome includes a window with the following:
- a CDS encoding IS481 family transposase: MSTREKLIKARLELLALAQELDNVRLACKRAGISRSHFYEIKEAYEKYGAEGLAPQPRRRPRMPNQTPPELEQRILEMTEQFPTYSYVRISGQLRLIGVGVSPSAVRTVWQRHGLTLRIHRLLWLEQKTAERGGVLTERQIRLLQLHRRRTVDPEQHVEAPYPGYLLCQDTCFVGTIKGVGKISMQSVVDAHCSLAFARLALSKAPMTAVDTLYSRVLPFYEENGAEVERVLTDNGREYCGRPLQHFYELFLALNQIEHRRTEVRSPATSGFCERFHRTVKEEFFAVAFRKTFYGSLDPLRADLDRYLDFNNRERAHQGYRTKGRTPWQAFSDGLALRPQREAA, translated from the coding sequence ATGAGCACCAGAGAAAAGCTTATCAAGGCCCGGCTCGAGCTTCTGGCCCTGGCCCAGGAACTCGACAACGTCCGGCTGGCCTGCAAGCGTGCCGGCATCAGCAGGAGCCACTTCTACGAGATCAAGGAGGCCTATGAGAAGTACGGGGCCGAGGGTCTGGCGCCGCAGCCGCGGCGTCGCCCTCGGATGCCCAACCAGACGCCCCCGGAACTGGAACAGCGGATCCTGGAGATGACCGAGCAATTCCCCACTTATAGCTATGTCCGCATCAGCGGCCAGCTCCGCCTCATCGGCGTTGGTGTTTCGCCGTCGGCCGTGCGCACCGTCTGGCAGCGCCACGGACTCACCCTGCGCATCCACCGCCTGCTCTGGCTGGAGCAGAAGACCGCCGAACGCGGCGGCGTGCTCACCGAACGCCAGATCCGGCTCCTCCAGCTCCACCGCCGGCGCACGGTCGATCCCGAGCAGCACGTCGAAGCGCCTTATCCAGGCTATTTGCTGTGCCAGGACACCTGCTTCGTCGGCACGATCAAGGGCGTCGGCAAGATCTCCATGCAGAGCGTCGTCGATGCCCACTGCTCGCTGGCCTTCGCCAGACTGGCTCTGTCGAAGGCGCCCATGACGGCCGTGGACACCCTCTACAGCCGCGTGCTGCCCTTCTATGAGGAGAACGGCGCCGAGGTCGAGCGTGTCCTCACCGACAACGGGCGCGAGTATTGCGGCCGCCCGCTCCAGCACTTCTACGAACTCTTTCTGGCCCTGAACCAGATCGAGCACCGCCGCACCGAGGTCCGCTCGCCAGCGACCAGCGGATTCTGCGAACGATTCCACCGCACCGTCAAGGAAGAGTTCTTCGCCGTGGCCTTCCGCAAGACCTTCTACGGAAGCCTCGATCCGCTCCGGGCCGATCTGGACCGCTACCTCGACTTCAACAACCGCGAGCGCGCCCACCAGGGCTACCGCACGAAGGGGAGAACGCCCTGGCAGGCCTTCTCAGATGGTTTGGCTTTGCGGCCTCAGCGGGAGGCTGCCTGA
- a CDS encoding DDE transposase, with product MRGEDRQQQEMFLYASLEDLVPADHPLRPIRAMVDEALQRLDDTFDEIYGEVGRPSIAPERLLRAQLLMLLYTIRSERMLVEQLRYNLLFRWFVGLGMSEEVWHATVFTKNRDRLLEGDVARQFFGEIVRQAKQQGLMSSEHFSVDGTMVEAWASQKSFRPKQEKSDEDEPKQGGRNREVDFRGQQRSNETHESVTDPEARLWRKSQTAEAKLSYLGHVLGENRHGLIVNVRVTKAYGRAEREAAVEMAREIPGGTKRVTLAGDKGYDTREFVEQMKDLNVTPHVAQNVSGRRSAVDGRTTRHEGYWMSQRRRKLVEEFFGWAKVVAGLRKVKLRGREKVGWLFTLAAAAYNLVRMRNLMAAATA from the coding sequence ATGAGAGGAGAAGACCGTCAGCAGCAAGAGATGTTCCTGTACGCGAGCCTGGAGGATCTGGTGCCGGCCGATCACCCGCTGCGGCCGATCCGGGCGATGGTGGACGAGGCGCTGCAGAGGCTGGACGACACCTTCGATGAGATTTACGGAGAAGTGGGGCGGCCGTCGATCGCGCCGGAGCGGCTGCTGCGGGCGCAGTTGCTGATGCTGCTGTACACAATCCGGAGCGAGAGGATGCTGGTCGAGCAGCTGCGCTACAACCTGCTGTTCCGGTGGTTCGTGGGTCTGGGGATGAGCGAGGAGGTCTGGCACGCGACGGTGTTCACGAAGAACCGGGACCGGCTGCTGGAAGGGGACGTAGCGCGGCAGTTCTTTGGCGAGATCGTGCGGCAGGCGAAGCAGCAGGGGCTGATGTCGAGCGAGCATTTTTCGGTGGACGGGACGATGGTGGAGGCGTGGGCGAGCCAGAAGAGCTTCCGGCCGAAACAGGAGAAGTCGGATGAGGACGAACCGAAACAGGGTGGGCGGAATCGGGAAGTGGACTTCCGGGGGCAGCAGCGGTCGAATGAGACGCACGAGTCGGTGACGGATCCGGAGGCGCGGCTGTGGCGGAAGAGTCAGACGGCGGAGGCGAAGCTGAGCTATCTGGGACACGTGCTGGGAGAGAACCGGCACGGGCTGATCGTGAACGTGCGGGTGACGAAAGCCTACGGGCGGGCGGAGCGGGAAGCGGCGGTGGAGATGGCGCGGGAGATTCCGGGAGGGACGAAGCGGGTGACGCTGGCCGGAGACAAGGGGTACGACACGCGGGAGTTTGTGGAGCAGATGAAGGATCTGAACGTGACGCCGCATGTGGCGCAGAACGTGAGCGGACGGCGCAGCGCGGTGGATGGGAGGACGACGCGGCATGAAGGCTACTGGATGAGCCAGAGGAGGCGGAAGCTGGTGGAGGAGTTCTTCGGATGGGCGAAGGTGGTGGCGGGGCTGAGGAAGGTGAAGCTGAGGGGGCGGGAGAAGGTGGGATGGCTGTTCACGCTGGCGGCAGCCGCATACAATCTGGTGAGGATGAGGAACCTGATGGCGGCGGCGACTGCCTGA
- a CDS encoding integrase, translating to MSRTRSISTGRCYGRARVLKAWGLPRSTFYQRRRHGASPRLPARRGPKTHYTDEQLAGEIRRTIQTSPFHGEGHRKVWARLRLAGVRTSLRRVLRLMRQHELLAPQRQPQPVEPKRHEGTILAERPNQMWGIDATAGFTLQDGQVPIFAMIDHCSACCLGIHVARRGTRFEALEPVRQAVREQFGGFSEGIALGVKLRHDHGSQFMSDDFQREIRFLGLESSPAFVREPEGNGCIERFFRTLKEQLLWVRHFETLEELAEALEEFRQRYNEQWLVERLHFQSPRQAHQALLALEAAA from the coding sequence ATGAGCCGTACCCGGTCGATCTCCACGGGACGCTGCTACGGGCGGGCTCGGGTACTCAAGGCGTGGGGCCTGCCGCGGTCGACCTTCTACCAGCGGCGCCGCCATGGGGCTTCGCCTCGCCTGCCTGCCAGGCGCGGTCCGAAGACGCACTACACCGATGAGCAGCTCGCTGGGGAGATCCGCCGTACGATCCAGACATCGCCCTTCCACGGCGAGGGCCACCGCAAGGTGTGGGCGCGGCTGCGGCTGGCCGGCGTGCGCACCTCCCTGCGGCGCGTGCTGCGCCTGATGCGCCAGCATGAGCTGCTGGCGCCGCAGCGGCAGCCGCAGCCGGTCGAGCCGAAGCGGCACGAGGGAACGATCCTTGCTGAGCGGCCCAACCAGATGTGGGGCATCGACGCCACGGCCGGCTTCACTCTCCAGGACGGACAAGTTCCGATCTTCGCCATGATCGACCACTGCTCGGCCTGCTGTCTGGGCATCCACGTCGCCAGACGCGGCACGCGGTTCGAGGCGCTCGAACCGGTGCGCCAGGCCGTGCGTGAACAGTTCGGCGGCTTCTCCGAAGGCATCGCCTTGGGCGTCAAGCTGCGTCATGACCACGGCTCCCAATTCATGAGCGACGACTTCCAGCGCGAGATCCGCTTTCTCGGCCTGGAGTCGTCACCGGCCTTCGTCCGCGAGCCGGAAGGCAACGGTTGCATCGAACGCTTCTTCCGCACCCTCAAAGAGCAGCTTCTCTGGGTGCGGCACTTCGAAACCCTGGAAGAACTCGCCGAAGCGCTCGAAGAATTCCGCCAGCGCTACAACGAACAGTGGCTCGTCGAACGGCTCCACTTCCAATCCCCGCGGCAGGCTCACCAAGCCTTGCTTGCCCTCGAGGCTGCCGCATGA